Proteins from a single region of Drosophila biarmipes strain raj3 chromosome 3R, RU_DBia_V1.1, whole genome shotgun sequence:
- the LOC108024320 gene encoding uncharacterized protein LOC108024320, whose amino-acid sequence MPTIMFWSLISCNLKCSNVLPCVKNDAVNDVSGSCALDTESWLMAAGC is encoded by the coding sequence ATGCCAACAATTATGTTTTGGAGTCTCATTAGTTGCAACTTAAAGTGTTCTAATGTGTTGCCGTGTGTGAAGAACGATGCCGTTAATGATGTAAGCGGCAGCTGTGCTCTGGATACTGAAAGCTGGCTGatggctgctggctgctga